A window of Deltaproteobacteria bacterium genomic DNA:
AGTGGACGGGCGTTCTTGAATGCGTGCCCACCACGCCGCCAGTTTGGGTCGTCCTTCGATAGGGCTCTTGGAGCCGAACTGCGGCAACATGCCCACCATGAAGAAGATCGTCGGCGCGAGCGCAGCATCGGCCATGGTGAAGGCATCGCCGACGGCCCATGGGCTGCCGATCGTACTTTCGAGCTGATCCAGGCGGCTGTTCACTTCTGCGATCTTATCGGCGATGAATTTATCGTCCAGTTTCTGGCCGAACAACTTCGGGAGCACTGCGCGCAGCGGCGGTTCGAGATAGAGGTCATGGAAACGAGTACAGCCGCGCACCACAGCGCGCCCTTCCGCATCCTTTGGCAGCATCGGATTCTGCGGGTATTTTTCTTCGAGATATTCGTTGATGACTTCGGATTCGGGAATCACCTGACCGTTATCGAGCTGCAACGCCGGGACCTTGCCCACGGGGTTGATCTTCTTGTAGTCTGCCGACCCCATGCCGCCCGGGGGGTTGGCCTTCTCGAAATTCACCCCCTTTTCGTACAGGACAATACGGGTCTTGGTGGCGAAGTTGCTCAGGTCTAAGTTATACAGTTTCATACCGCCCTCCTCAGAAAAAAGATTCTTGACCTTGCGACTATTCAACAGCCAACAGGCTAAGTCAAGCCGGAAATGCTTGCAGACTCCCTGTCTCTGGTGATAGTAGAGGCGCACCATGTTGCATTCTGTTTTTCGAACGTTGGCCATCCTAGGTACGATGTTGCTGGGGTTGTTCGTCGCCAGTGCCGCCCACGCGCGCGTGACGAAAGTTGTCGTTGACCGAACGGAATCTCCCACATTTGCCGGAATAGAATTCGGTACGGTCGGGCGCTACGAGAAGATCGTCGGGCGCATGTTTGGCGAAGTGGACCCGCGCGCGCCGGAAAATGCCGAGATCGTGAACCTCGACAAAGCGCCGCTCAACGCTACCGGGCGTGTGGAGTACAGCACGGACTTCTATATCCTGAAACCCGTCGAGATGGAGAAGGGCAATCGCAGAATCCTCTATGGAGTCATCAACCGTGGCAATAAGCTCGACCTAGTGTTGATGAACACGGCACCGTACGGAGAAAGCACCAACGACCCCAGCAGCGCGGAGGATGCCGGCAACGGTTTTCTCATGCGTCAGGGCTACACCATCGTCTGGAGCGGGTGGCAGACGCGAGGCAAAACCGGTGCCCAGTGCTGTATCGACCCGAAGCCGAATGCCCTGGGGGCCGTGCTTCCTACGCCTGTGGAGAAAGGGCAGCCCATAACTGGGGCCGTGCGGGATTTATTTGTCGGTCGCCAACAGACGAATCTACCGAATCATCAAACGGCTACGCTCAGTTATCCCGTGGACTCGCAGGCACCGGAACGCATGCAGGTGAGCGTACGCGCCAAGGCCGAAGGTGAAGCACCGCAACTGATTCTCCCGTGCACGACCGGTGTCAAAGCGATTCGCTGTTGGAAGTTCATCGATGAGCAAACCGTTTTCATGCATCCGCACTTCGAGTCGGGCCTGTTGTATGAGTTTCTCTACACCGGCAAGAACCCAACTGTGCTGGGTCTCGGATTCGCCATTACCCGCGACGTCGTCTCTTTCCTGCGCTACCACACGGCAGACGATACTGGCACGGCGAATCCGCTCCGTCTCGATGCCCAAGCCACCGGAGTAGAGAAAGTGCTGACCTTGGGGATTTCGCAAGCCGGGCGCTACCTCCAGGAACACATCCACAGCGGCTTTAATCAGGACGAACAGAAGCGCAAAGTCTTCGATGGCGTGATGGCCGATATTGGCGGTGCGGGGAAAACCTTCACGAATTTTGCTTTTGGGCAACCTGGACGCACCCAAGGCGCTCATCAGGATTATGGCTTCCCGGAAAACTGGTTCCCCTTCGCATATGGCGTCCAAACCGACCCGTTGACGGAAAAGCGCGACGGTATGCTGCGCAACGGCAGCGGGAAGGTTGGCGACGGCTTCGACCCCTTCGTCATGGTGACGAACACTGCCACCGAGTATTGGCGGAAAAGTGCCTCGCTCCTACATACCGACGCACGTGGCAACGACGTGCCGATTCCCGACCAGGTGCGTCTGTATTTCTTCGCCAGCACCCAACACTTCCCCCAATTCCCCTCTCTCGCTCGCACCTCTTTGGGCGAGCGATTACCGAAAGGGCCGTGTCAGCAAGAGCAGAACCCCGTCTTTCGCGGGCCGATGATGCGGGCATTGCTGGTTGCGCTCGATCAATGGGTCAGCGATGGTACCTTGCCGCCAGAGAGTCGCGTGCCGACTCGTCGGCAAGGCGATTTGATACCGGTGAAAGAAAGTGTGGAACAATTCCCCAAGATTCCTAGTGTGACACATCTTGGCCGTGCCGCTCAGACGTATGCGCGGTTTGGCGATGTTCTGGCCAGGAGTCCACAAACTCAATACATCACCCTCGTCCCGAAGACGGACGCGGACGGGAACGATCTGGGCGGCATCCGGGCACCGGACATTGCCGTCCCGCTGGGTACGCACACTGGCTGGGCAGTGCGAGCCGACACCCCCGGCGAAATGTGCGGAAATATCGGCCAGTTCATTCCTTTTGCGAGGACCAAGGCGGAACGCGATGCCGCGCGAGATCCGCGTCTCTCTTTGTTGGAACGCTATCCGAAACCGCGGGGATACATGGAAAGGGTCGCCCAAGCAGCGCGAGACCTCCACGCGCAACGTTTGCTCCTCGAAGAGGATATTGCCGCCTACGTGACCGACGCCGAGAAAAGAGCGCTCCAACTGCTTGCCGCTCGTGAGGAAGACGCGAAAGGCAAGGCGAAAAAGCGCCCCGAGGGCGAAAGTAAAAAACCTTGACCGCCTAGTATTTCGTCCAGGTGATTTTGATGGATGTCATTCCGAGAAGCGGAGCGACGAGGAATCTCAAGCAGGCAGAGGGAACACGAGATTCCTCACCTTCACTGCGTTCTGGTTCGGAATGACAGCCCCTCAAATTCAAACTGACAGACTACTGGGCGGATGCGCGGAATACGCAGCGCTATCGCGC
This region includes:
- a CDS encoding glutathione S-transferase family protein; translated protein: MKLYNLDLSNFATKTRIVLYEKGVNFEKANPPGGMGSADYKKINPVGKVPALQLDNGQVIPESEVINEYLEEKYPQNPMLPKDAEGRAVVRGCTRFHDLYLEPPLRAVLPKLFGQKLDDKFIADKIAEVNSRLDQLESTIGSPWAVGDAFTMADAALAPTIFFMVGMLPQFGSKSPIEGRPKLAAWWARIQERPSTKKATGEQQAAMAAMMKK